One Desulfonatronum thiodismutans DNA segment encodes these proteins:
- the rsmI gene encoding 16S rRNA (cytidine(1402)-2'-O)-methyltransferase codes for MPFPSPRLWVVAGTLGNPGDFSPRAKEALEGADLILAEDTRRAGLFFQRHGVVPKGTLRSFFEHNERDRIPAVLSVLEQGRDVALISDAGTPLIGDPGYRLVRACLDSGIPVSPVPGPCAPVAALCASGLPPSPFTFLGFLPRQAGDQKRLFLSWSEAATTLIFFERNSRLRDTLETAFECLGPRELCLARELTKEHEQIILGRLENHQNMEWDPRGEITVLVGPPEPPEKTLDVDVDQMLSEEMPVGPPKQVAARVAAMAHGWSSKEVYARLIALARAAPDSRTP; via the coding sequence ATGCCTTTTCCTTCCCCCAGACTCTGGGTCGTGGCCGGAACCCTTGGCAACCCTGGTGACTTTTCGCCCAGGGCCAAAGAGGCGCTGGAAGGCGCGGACCTGATTCTGGCCGAGGACACCCGCCGGGCCGGATTGTTTTTTCAGCGCCACGGCGTCGTACCCAAAGGGACTCTGCGCAGTTTTTTCGAGCACAATGAGCGGGACCGGATTCCCGCGGTCCTGAGCGTTCTGGAACAGGGGCGCGACGTGGCCCTGATTTCCGACGCCGGTACCCCGCTGATCGGCGATCCGGGGTATCGTCTGGTCCGGGCCTGTCTCGACTCCGGAATCCCGGTCTCTCCGGTCCCCGGTCCATGCGCTCCGGTGGCCGCCTTGTGCGCTTCCGGCCTTCCTCCCTCTCCATTCACCTTCCTGGGTTTTTTGCCTCGACAGGCCGGGGACCAAAAACGGCTGTTCCTCTCGTGGTCCGAAGCGGCCACCACCCTGATATTTTTTGAGCGTAACTCCCGACTGCGCGATACACTTGAAACAGCCTTTGAATGTCTGGGGCCGCGGGAGCTTTGCCTGGCCCGTGAATTGACCAAGGAGCATGAGCAGATTATTCTGGGGCGTTTGGAAAACCATCAGAACATGGAGTGGGACCCTCGCGGTGAGATAACCGTGCTCGTTGGACCGCCGGAACCTCCGGAGAAGACCTTGGACGTGGATGTGGACCAGATGTTGTCGGAGGAAATGCCGGTCGGCCCGCCAAAGCAGGTGGCCGCTCGGGTTGCGGCCATGGCTCATGGCTGGTCTTCCAAGGAGGTCTACGCCAGGTTGATCGCCCTGGCCCGGGCCGCTCCCGACTCGAGGACCCCATGA
- a CDS encoding PTS system mannose/fructose/sorbose family transporter subunit IID translates to MTSPVTASRSSSDTFPSSLSFRVMLRTYLRTYLVGANYNTRGMQNVGLALALEPGLTAIHRNAQELRKARRRSLQHYNTHPFWTPLLAGIFLSLERDIARGVLPPPMLQRVKNTTTYTLSALGDSFFSGAALVFFVLVLTLLLAHGWTGLAWTWLICCFLGVQVFKLATFVGGFREGIAYLRRLKRWNLINWGQRIKLVNAGLLLLLWWLLWPELYVEGGPEWTWIFWTAVVLCCAFGYFRLRVSRAWFVLAFLAVWVGLWTAWSGGL, encoded by the coding sequence ATGACCAGCCCCGTGACAGCCTCCCGGTCCTCTTCGGACACTTTTCCTTCCTCCCTCAGCTTTCGGGTCATGCTGCGCACGTACCTGCGCACCTATCTTGTCGGTGCCAACTACAACACTCGCGGAATGCAGAACGTTGGTTTGGCGCTGGCCCTTGAGCCAGGTTTGACCGCCATTCATCGCAATGCCCAGGAGTTGCGCAAAGCCCGGCGTCGGTCTCTGCAACACTACAATACCCATCCCTTCTGGACGCCGCTTCTGGCGGGCATTTTTTTGTCCCTGGAACGGGACATCGCCCGAGGAGTGCTTCCGCCGCCCATGTTGCAACGGGTCAAGAACACCACGACCTACACCCTGTCAGCCCTGGGCGATTCTTTTTTCAGCGGCGCGGCCCTGGTTTTTTTCGTCCTGGTTCTGACGCTGCTGCTTGCACATGGATGGACGGGATTGGCGTGGACATGGCTGATCTGCTGTTTTCTGGGTGTGCAGGTGTTCAAGCTGGCGACCTTTGTCGGCGGATTTCGGGAGGGCATCGCGTACTTGAGACGACTGAAGCGCTGGAACCTGATCAACTGGGGACAGCGGATCAAACTGGTCAACGCCGGGCTGTTGCTTCTGCTTTGGTGGCTGCTCTGGCCCGAACTGTACGTCGAGGGAGGCCCGGAATGGACGTGGATTTTTTGGACTGCCGTGGTGCTGTGCTGTGCTTTCGGATATTTCCGGCTGCGCGTGTCCAGGGCTTGGTTCGTGTTGGCCTTTCTTGCAGTCTGGGTCGGGCTGTGGACCGCTTGGAGCGGGGGGCTGTGA
- a CDS encoding YraN family protein: protein MVAGHLAQGRAGEDAAVQLLKGLGFHVLERNWRCQVGEVDVICLDQDTVVFVEVRTRGTCARTSPAQSVNRSKITKLTRAASYYLSRRDWWERPCRFDVVAVIHTPQGHRLEHIPDAFSFPQTLGRGRNPWQPW, encoded by the coding sequence ATGGTTGCCGGGCATCTAGCCCAGGGCCGGGCCGGAGAGGACGCCGCGGTTCAATTGCTGAAGGGCCTGGGGTTTCATGTTCTGGAGCGCAACTGGCGCTGCCAAGTCGGCGAAGTGGACGTAATCTGCCTGGACCAGGACACCGTGGTTTTCGTCGAAGTCCGAACCCGAGGGACTTGCGCCCGCACCTCTCCGGCCCAGAGCGTAAACCGCTCCAAAATCACCAAGTTGACCCGGGCCGCCAGCTACTATCTCAGCCGGCGCGACTGGTGGGAGCGGCCATGCCGATTCGACGTGGTCGCGGTGATCCACACCCCCCAGGGACACCGACTGGAGCACATTCCCGATGCCTTTTCCTTCCCCCAGACTCTGGGTCGTGGCCGGAACCCTTGGCAACCCTGGTGA
- a CDS encoding HPr family phosphocarrier protein has translation METLDVVSRKVFVANELGLHARPAARLAREAQKYSSRITLLSQEQEVDAKSILDLLTLALGPGCAVELKAQGEDAQAALEQLEQLFLNRFEEER, from the coding sequence ATGGAAACACTTGATGTGGTGAGTCGGAAGGTCTTCGTGGCCAATGAGCTGGGGCTGCATGCCCGTCCGGCGGCTCGTCTGGCCCGGGAGGCTCAAAAATATTCGTCGCGGATCACCCTGCTTTCTCAGGAGCAGGAGGTGGACGCCAAGAGCATTCTTGATCTGTTGACCCTGGCCTTGGGGCCGGGGTGCGCCGTGGAATTGAAGGCCCAGGGAGAGGACGCCCAGGCGGCCCTGGAGCAGCTCGAGCAGTTGTTTCTGAACCGTTTTGAAGAGGAGCGCTAG
- a CDS encoding ribonuclease HII: MSRGFGPTAGLDEAGRGCLAGPVVAAAVILPESYDLPGLTDSKKLRAEARERMARAVREQAVAWSLGLAWPREIERVNILRASLLAMSRAVRTLKVRPEALIVDGPHRVPLEMPQQAVVRADATIPAVSAASILAKTFRDKLLTFLDRRHPGYDLAIHKGYPTARHLEALRRLGPAPVHRLTFKGVLAPTDSGARPEMLQGHPPEQLWLPGI, encoded by the coding sequence ATGTCGCGCGGCTTCGGTCCGACCGCCGGGTTGGACGAGGCCGGGCGGGGATGCCTGGCCGGGCCCGTTGTGGCCGCGGCGGTCATTCTCCCCGAGTCCTACGATCTGCCCGGTCTGACCGATTCCAAAAAGCTTCGGGCCGAGGCGCGGGAGCGCATGGCTCGGGCCGTTCGGGAGCAGGCCGTGGCCTGGTCCCTGGGGCTTGCTTGGCCGCGGGAAATCGAGCGGGTGAACATCCTGCGGGCATCCCTGCTGGCCATGAGCCGCGCGGTGCGCACCCTGAAAGTTCGCCCGGAAGCGTTGATCGTGGACGGGCCGCATCGGGTTCCACTGGAAATGCCCCAACAGGCAGTGGTCAGGGCGGACGCCACGATTCCGGCTGTTTCCGCCGCGTCCATTTTGGCCAAGACCTTTCGCGACAAGCTCCTGACTTTTCTGGATCGCCGCCATCCGGGTTATGACTTGGCGATTCATAAAGGTTACCCCACGGCCCGACACCTGGAGGCCCTGCGCCGCCTGGGACCGGCTCCTGTGCACCGGCTGACCTTCAAAGGGGTTTTGGCCCCGACGGATTCAGGCGCGCGACCAGAAATGTTGCAGGGGCACCCACCGGAACAGCTATGGTTGCCGGGCATCTAG